The Acinetobacter sp. SAAs474 DNA window ACCCATATTGATATCCAAGTGGGTGATACCTTAAAGGTAGGCTTTATCGCAGGTGAACGATATCTAACTGAAATTATAGAAATTCAGGAAAATTATGTAACTGTAAAGCCACTGCATAAAGAATGCTGTCCCGACAAACTTCCAGTAAATTTGATAGTGAGTTTACCCAGACCCAAAGTACTACGACGTCTAATTATGGATAGTGTGACATTAGGCGTTGAGAAAATTACTTTATTACATAGTTATCGTGTAGATAAAAGTTATTGGCAAAGTCCGTTATTACAGCAACTCGATCAGTACGTCACCCTCGGTTTAGAGCAGGCTGGTGATACACGTCCACCGCAAATTGAAATATATAAACGTTTTAAGCCCTTTGTCGAAGATATTTTACCTGACAGGATTACAGCAGATCGCCCTGCATTTGTTGCACATCCTTATGCGCGAGATACAGTGCCCAATGCCTTTAATCAGGCTTGTAGTATTATCGTTGGGCCAGAAGGTGGATTTATTCCTTATGAGATTGACTTGCTCACTCAAAATGGTTGCCAAGCAATGCAATTGGGCCAACGTATTTTACGTACAGAAACCGTGATTCCTTATCTTTTAGGGCGTT harbors:
- a CDS encoding 16S rRNA (uracil(1498)-N(3))-methyltransferase; its protein translation is MNIVLLDQYQLKTDVWKITAQRQLIHLRTHIDIQVGDTLKVGFIAGERYLTEIIEIQENYVTVKPLHKECCPDKLPVNLIVSLPRPKVLRRLIMDSVTLGVEKITLLHSYRVDKSYWQSPLLQQLDQYVTLGLEQAGDTRPPQIEIYKRFKPFVEDILPDRITADRPAFVAHPYARDTVPNAFNQACSIIVGPEGGFIPYEIDLLTQNGCQAMQLGQRILRTETVIPYLLGRLFTI